The Kitasatospora setae KM-6054 genome contains a region encoding:
- the lnt gene encoding apolipoprotein N-acyltransferase codes for MALPVSHEQGERHEEEPAAAEAPAAPASAPARGGRRGWWARTGLAALSGLALALAFPPYDLWPLSILAVAALALLTRGRRARHGAWLGFAFGVPFFVVLLSWLRPVGWDATVGLSLIEALFLALMGAGLALTSKLRGWPLWGAMLWVTQEWMRDRLPFGGFPWGRLAFANTASPFTPLAALGGAPLVTFAVAASGTLLAWAVLSAARARRTDTELPWRTAAGAVGAVALVLVGYAVPVPTSADDTVKVALVQGNVDRPGMDFLGRPMEVLDNHATATEKLAADVAAGKTAKPDVVIWPENASDLDPFTDPAAYARIDEAVKAVGVPTLVGALVDGPDAQHVQNEGIVWDPATGPGASYTKQHPVPFGEYVPFRQELSKVISRLQRVARDFYPGDHNGVMQLGPVRIGDVICFEVAYDGIVRDTVNDGGRILVVQTNNATYNNTGQTEQQLAMSRLRAVEHGRAVLIAATSGVSAVIAPDGTVQQRTGEMEQAVLSALVPLRDGKTVADRVGAAPEWALALGGVLACAFVVAGGVRRRRAARKAGAGAASETASEAAHTV; via the coding sequence GTGGCACTGCCCGTTTCGCACGAGCAGGGCGAACGGCACGAGGAGGAGCCGGCGGCCGCGGAGGCCCCGGCGGCCCCGGCCTCCGCCCCCGCCCGCGGCGGCCGCCGGGGCTGGTGGGCCCGGACCGGCCTGGCCGCGCTCTCCGGCCTCGCCCTGGCCCTCGCCTTCCCGCCCTACGACCTGTGGCCGCTGTCGATCCTCGCGGTGGCCGCGCTGGCCCTGCTGACCCGCGGCCGCCGGGCCCGGCACGGCGCCTGGCTGGGCTTCGCGTTCGGCGTGCCGTTCTTCGTGGTGCTGCTGTCCTGGCTGCGCCCGGTCGGCTGGGACGCCACGGTCGGCCTGTCGCTGATCGAGGCACTGTTCCTGGCGCTGATGGGCGCCGGCCTGGCGCTGACCTCGAAGCTGCGCGGCTGGCCGCTGTGGGGCGCGATGCTCTGGGTCACCCAGGAGTGGATGCGCGACCGGCTGCCGTTCGGCGGCTTCCCCTGGGGCCGGCTGGCGTTCGCCAACACCGCCAGCCCGTTCACGCCGCTGGCCGCGCTCGGCGGCGCCCCGCTGGTGACCTTCGCGGTCGCCGCCAGCGGCACCCTGCTGGCCTGGGCGGTGCTCTCCGCGGCCCGCGCCCGGCGCACCGACACCGAACTGCCGTGGCGCACCGCGGCCGGCGCGGTCGGCGCCGTCGCGCTGGTGCTGGTCGGCTACGCGGTGCCGGTGCCGACCTCGGCCGACGACACCGTGAAGGTCGCCCTCGTCCAGGGCAACGTGGACCGCCCCGGCATGGACTTCCTGGGCCGCCCGATGGAGGTGCTGGACAACCACGCCACCGCCACCGAGAAGCTCGCCGCCGACGTCGCGGCCGGCAAGACCGCCAAGCCCGACGTGGTGATCTGGCCGGAGAACGCCTCCGACCTCGACCCGTTCACCGACCCGGCGGCGTACGCCCGGATCGACGAGGCGGTCAAGGCGGTCGGCGTGCCCACCCTGGTCGGCGCCCTGGTCGACGGCCCCGACGCCCAGCACGTCCAGAACGAGGGCATCGTCTGGGACCCGGCGACCGGCCCCGGCGCCTCCTACACCAAGCAGCACCCGGTGCCGTTCGGCGAGTACGTGCCGTTCCGGCAGGAGCTGTCCAAGGTGATCAGCCGCCTGCAGCGGGTCGCCCGCGACTTCTACCCCGGCGACCACAACGGCGTCATGCAGCTCGGCCCGGTCCGGATCGGCGACGTGATCTGCTTCGAGGTGGCGTACGACGGGATCGTCCGCGACACCGTCAACGACGGCGGCCGGATCCTGGTCGTGCAGACCAACAACGCCACCTACAACAACACCGGCCAGACCGAGCAGCAGCTCGCGATGTCCCGGCTGCGGGCCGTCGAGCACGGGCGGGCGGTGCTGATCGCGGCGACCAGCGGCGTCTCCGCGGTGATCGCCCCCGACGGCACCGTGCAGCAGCGCACCGGCGAGATGGAGCAGGCCGTGCTGAGCGCGCTGGTGCCGCTGCGCGACGGCAAGACCGTCGCGGACCGGGTCGGCGCCGCGCCCGAGTGGGCGCTGGCCCTCGGCGGCGTGCTGGCCTGCGCGTTCGTGGTGGCCGGCGGGGTGCGCCGGCGCCGGGCCGCCCGGAAGGCCGGGGCCGGGGCCGCGAGCGAGACCGCGAGCGAGGCCGCGCACACGGTCTGA
- a CDS encoding amidohydrolase — MTERTDRTVLLRGGNVYSPADPFATAMLVEGQHIAWVGSDGAAEAYADSADEIVELAGALVTPAFVDAHVHATSTGLALTGLDLTGSASLAEALDRIGAFGASHTGGALIGHGWDETRWPEHRAPSLAELDAAAGGAPLYLSRTDVHSALATSALRALVPGLDTLPGHDAAGPLTRDAHHAVRQAALAHLTPLQRRDAQQATLRRAAALGIGTLHECAGPQISSAEDLAALLALAAETDGPEVYGYWGELGPEGVATAKRLGAVGAGGDLFVDGALGSHTACLHDPYADAPHTGTAYLTAAEIAEHVTACTEAGLQAGFHAIGDAALTAVVEGVRAAADQLGLDRVKAARHRVEHAEALGYETLAAFAELGLTASVQPAFDAAWGGPDGMYAARLGAERAAALNPYAAMLRTGVPLAFGSDAPVTPLDPWGTVRAAAFHRTPEHRISVRAAFTAHTRGGHRALGHDTDGVLVPGALASYAVWATGDLVVQAPDSRVAGWSTDPRSGTPGLPDLTPGEPLPTCLRTVVRGRTVHRS, encoded by the coding sequence ATGACCGAACGCACCGACCGGACCGTGCTGCTGCGCGGCGGCAACGTCTACAGCCCCGCCGACCCCTTCGCCACCGCCATGCTGGTCGAGGGGCAGCACATCGCCTGGGTCGGCAGCGACGGCGCCGCCGAGGCGTACGCCGACAGCGCCGACGAGATCGTCGAACTGGCCGGCGCCCTGGTCACCCCCGCCTTCGTCGACGCCCACGTGCACGCCACCTCCACCGGCCTCGCGCTCACCGGCCTCGACCTCACCGGCAGCGCCTCGCTCGCCGAGGCCCTGGACCGGATCGGCGCGTTCGGCGCGAGCCACACCGGCGGCGCCCTGATCGGCCACGGCTGGGACGAGACCCGCTGGCCCGAGCACCGCGCCCCCTCCCTCGCCGAGCTCGACGCGGCCGCCGGCGGCGCCCCGCTCTACCTCTCCCGCACCGACGTGCACTCCGCGCTCGCCACCAGCGCGCTGCGCGCCCTCGTCCCCGGCCTGGACACGCTCCCCGGCCACGACGCCGCCGGCCCGCTCACCCGCGACGCCCACCACGCCGTCCGGCAGGCCGCGCTGGCCCACCTCACGCCGCTCCAGCGCCGCGACGCCCAGCAGGCCACCCTGCGCCGGGCCGCCGCACTCGGCATCGGCACCCTGCACGAGTGCGCCGGCCCGCAGATCTCCTCCGCCGAGGACCTCGCCGCGCTGCTCGCCCTCGCCGCCGAGACCGACGGGCCCGAGGTCTACGGCTACTGGGGCGAACTCGGCCCCGAGGGCGTCGCCACCGCCAAGCGCCTCGGCGCGGTCGGCGCCGGCGGCGACCTCTTCGTCGACGGCGCCCTCGGCTCGCACACCGCCTGCCTGCACGACCCCTACGCCGACGCCCCGCACACCGGCACCGCCTACCTCACCGCCGCCGAGATCGCCGAGCACGTCACCGCCTGCACCGAGGCCGGCCTGCAGGCCGGCTTCCACGCCATCGGCGACGCCGCGCTCACCGCCGTCGTCGAGGGCGTCCGGGCCGCCGCCGACCAGCTCGGCCTCGACCGGGTCAAGGCCGCCCGGCACCGGGTCGAGCACGCCGAGGCGCTCGGCTACGAGACGCTCGCCGCGTTCGCCGAACTCGGTCTCACCGCCTCCGTCCAGCCCGCCTTCGACGCCGCCTGGGGCGGCCCCGACGGCATGTACGCCGCCCGGCTCGGCGCCGAGCGCGCCGCCGCGCTCAACCCCTACGCGGCGATGCTGCGCACCGGCGTCCCGCTGGCCTTCGGCTCCGACGCCCCGGTCACCCCGCTCGACCCCTGGGGCACCGTCCGGGCCGCCGCCTTCCACCGCACCCCCGAGCACCGGATCTCGGTCCGCGCCGCCTTCACCGCCCACACCCGGGGCGGCCACCGGGCGCTGGGCCACGACACCGATGGCGTGCTCGTCCCCGGCGCGCTCGCCTCCTACGCGGTCTGGGCCACCGGCGACCTGGTCGTCCAGGCCCCCGACAGCCGGGTCGCCGGCTGGTCCACCGACCCCCGCTCCGGCACCCCCGGCCTGCCCGACCTCACCCCCGGCGAGCCGCTTCCCACCTGCCTGCGCACCGTCGTCCGGGGCCGCACCGTCCACCGCTCCTGA
- a CDS encoding AAA family ATPase, giving the protein MDAYTAGSYARAEEEFRAAVYTDPGMADAWLGLHALRSDTAGALLAMQRHRDRFGEQRERHRRPLSSWYWLGWWVQPVLETPQDLALAHASHWLDGRHLAELDQALTLCPPPEREPAVRFLHACRAYLLKDWEQLVRETDRLLDDPLLGIEAGLFAGMARVRLDMCAQAQRPLAASLARCRSEQPQRKELRYWLARAYEGAGRSAAALPLYRAVHRADPAFMDTEQRLAAIAAEDGLLDGEEFGGYRGAAAVPLETLDDFGELGEPSGYGEPGAPGGGFGAPGPFEEPGAPVEFRGGSGGVSEEACAEDDGPAPAEAGRAQLAERASGASALPPRPGNWPAAQAVPAAGPNPAPAARLELDQALAELEAMVGLDPVKRQVRALSAQLRMARLRADRGLPVQPPKRHFVFSGPSGTGKTTVARILGRVFHALGLLSGDHLVEAQRADLVGEFLGQTAVKANELIDSALDGVLFIDEAYSLANSGYSKGDAYGDEALQVLLKRAEDNRDRLVVILAGYPDGMNRLLATNPGLNSRFTTRVDFPSYRPAELTDIGLQLARADGDGWDVDATEELSSICGHVVTEGWIDQLGNGRFVRTLYEKSCAYRDLRLSGQRGTPSREDLATLRLPDLLQAYGELIDGRQ; this is encoded by the coding sequence ATGGACGCCTACACGGCCGGTTCGTACGCCCGCGCGGAGGAGGAGTTCCGCGCCGCGGTCTACACCGACCCGGGCATGGCCGACGCCTGGCTCGGCCTGCACGCGCTGCGCAGCGACACCGCGGGCGCGCTGCTGGCGATGCAGCGGCACCGCGACCGGTTCGGCGAGCAGCGCGAGCGGCACCGCCGCCCGCTCAGTTCCTGGTACTGGCTGGGCTGGTGGGTGCAGCCGGTGCTGGAGACCCCGCAGGACCTGGCGCTGGCGCACGCCTCGCACTGGCTGGACGGCCGCCACCTGGCCGAGCTGGACCAGGCCCTGACGCTGTGCCCGCCGCCGGAGCGGGAACCCGCGGTGCGGTTCCTGCACGCCTGCCGCGCCTACCTGTTGAAGGACTGGGAGCAGCTGGTCCGGGAGACCGACCGGCTGCTGGACGACCCGCTGCTGGGCATCGAGGCCGGCCTGTTCGCCGGGATGGCCCGGGTCCGGCTCGACATGTGCGCGCAGGCCCAGCGCCCGCTGGCCGCCTCGCTGGCGCGCTGCCGCTCCGAGCAGCCGCAGCGCAAGGAGCTGCGCTACTGGCTGGCCCGGGCGTACGAGGGCGCGGGGCGCAGCGCGGCGGCGCTGCCGCTGTACCGGGCGGTGCACCGGGCGGACCCGGCGTTCATGGACACCGAGCAGCGGCTGGCGGCGATCGCGGCCGAGGACGGGCTGCTGGACGGCGAGGAGTTCGGCGGCTACCGGGGCGCGGCGGCGGTTCCGCTGGAGACGCTGGACGATTTCGGCGAGCTGGGCGAGCCGAGCGGGTACGGCGAACCGGGCGCGCCGGGCGGCGGGTTCGGCGCGCCGGGGCCGTTCGAGGAGCCGGGCGCGCCGGTGGAGTTCCGCGGCGGTTCGGGCGGGGTCAGCGAGGAGGCGTGCGCCGAGGACGACGGCCCGGCGCCGGCCGAGGCCGGGCGGGCGCAGCTGGCCGAACGGGCCTCCGGCGCCTCGGCGTTGCCACCGCGGCCGGGCAACTGGCCCGCCGCGCAGGCGGTTCCGGCGGCGGGTCCGAACCCGGCGCCGGCCGCCCGGCTGGAACTGGACCAGGCGCTGGCCGAGTTGGAGGCGATGGTCGGCCTGGACCCGGTGAAGCGGCAGGTGCGGGCGCTGTCCGCGCAGCTGCGGATGGCCCGGCTGCGGGCGGACCGCGGCCTGCCGGTGCAGCCGCCGAAGCGGCACTTCGTGTTCTCCGGCCCGTCCGGCACCGGCAAGACCACGGTGGCGCGGATCCTCGGCCGGGTCTTCCACGCCCTCGGACTGCTCTCCGGCGACCACCTGGTGGAGGCCCAACGAGCCGACCTGGTGGGCGAGTTCCTGGGGCAGACGGCGGTGAAGGCGAACGAGCTGATCGACTCGGCGCTGGACGGCGTGCTGTTCATAGACGAGGCGTACTCGCTGGCCAACTCGGGCTACAGCAAGGGCGACGCGTACGGCGACGAGGCGCTGCAGGTGCTGCTGAAGCGGGCCGAGGACAACCGGGACCGATTGGTCGTCATCCTCGCGGGGTACCCGGACGGCATGAATCGACTGCTGGCAACGAACCCGGGGCTGAACTCCCGATTCACCACCCGGGTCGACTTCCCCTCCTACCGGCCCGCCGAACTGACCGACATCGGCCTGCAGTTGGCGCGGGCCGACGGCGACGGCTGGGACGTGGACGCGACCGAGGAGCTGTCCTCGATCTGCGGGCACGTGGTCACCGAGGGCTGGATCGACCAGCTCGGCAACGGCCGCTTCGTCCGCACCCTGTACGAGAAGTCCTGCGCGTACCGGGACCTGCGGCTCTCCGGCCAGCGCGGCACCCCCTCCCGGGAGGACCTGGCCACGCTGCGCCTGCCGGACCTGCTGCAGGCGTACGGCGAGCTGATCGACGGCCGCCAGTGA
- a CDS encoding RNA polymerase-binding protein RbpA, translating into MSERALRGTRLGATSYETDRGIDLAPRQTVEYACQNGHRFEVPFSVEAEIPVVWECRFCGQEAALLDGEEPEEKKTKPTRTHWDMLMERRTREELEEVLAERLAVLRSGGMNLAIHPRDSRKSA; encoded by the coding sequence ATGAGCGAGCGAGCTCTCCGCGGCACGCGACTCGGGGCGACCAGCTACGAGACCGACCGCGGCATTGACCTGGCACCGCGCCAGACCGTCGAGTACGCATGTCAGAACGGACACCGGTTCGAGGTCCCGTTCTCGGTCGAGGCGGAGATCCCCGTGGTGTGGGAGTGCCGTTTCTGCGGCCAGGAGGCGGCCCTCCTCGACGGCGAGGAGCCGGAGGAGAAGAAGACCAAGCCCACCCGCACCCACTGGGACATGCTGATGGAGCGCCGGACCCGCGAGGAGCTGGAGGAGGTCCTGGCCGAGCGCCTGGCCGTCCTGCGCTCCGGCGGGATGAACCTGGCGATCCACCCGCGCGACTCGCGCAAGTCCGCCTGA
- a CDS encoding hemolysin family protein produces the protein MSALQLAFSLLLLLGNAFFVGAEFAVISVRRSQIEPLAEAGDKRARTVLHALSNVSAMLAAAQLGITVCSLLLGALAEPTIAHLLEPVFHALGVPDSAMHLLSYAVALSIVVFLHMVIGEMVPKNLALAGPERAALWLGPPLDRLARWLAPFISFLNAFANGVLRLFRVEPKDEVDSVATSEQLRLMLTDSGEAGLLDDSRRERLEDALEMGSRPVTEVLLPSEQLVTVGREVTGEEIQRLAVRTGFSRFPVADEHGTVLGYLHVKDSLEADDLSSPVPARLWRPITVLRSGLPLDDALAAMRRAAAHLAAVVDPDGHQLGLVALEDVLEELVGEVHDPDHRPPAPTQR, from the coding sequence ATGAGCGCCCTGCAACTCGCCTTCTCACTGCTCCTGCTGCTCGGCAACGCCTTCTTCGTCGGCGCCGAGTTCGCCGTCATCTCGGTCCGCCGCAGCCAGATCGAACCGCTCGCCGAGGCCGGCGACAAGCGCGCCCGCACCGTGCTGCACGCGCTGTCCAACGTCTCCGCGATGCTGGCCGCCGCCCAGCTCGGCATCACCGTCTGCTCGCTGCTGCTCGGCGCGCTCGCCGAACCCACCATCGCGCACCTGCTGGAGCCGGTCTTCCACGCCCTCGGCGTGCCCGACTCGGCGATGCACCTGCTCAGCTACGCCGTCGCGCTCAGCATCGTGGTGTTCCTGCACATGGTGATCGGCGAGATGGTCCCGAAGAACCTCGCGCTGGCCGGCCCGGAGAGGGCCGCGCTCTGGCTCGGCCCGCCGCTCGACCGGCTGGCCCGCTGGCTCGCCCCGTTCATCTCCTTCCTGAACGCCTTCGCCAACGGCGTGCTGCGGCTGTTCCGGGTCGAACCCAAGGACGAGGTCGACTCGGTCGCCACCAGCGAGCAGCTGCGGCTGATGCTGACCGACTCCGGCGAGGCCGGGCTGCTCGACGACAGCCGCCGCGAACGCCTGGAGGACGCCCTGGAGATGGGCAGCCGCCCGGTCACCGAGGTGCTGCTGCCGTCCGAGCAGCTGGTCACCGTCGGCCGCGAGGTCACCGGCGAGGAGATCCAGCGGCTCGCCGTCCGCACCGGCTTCTCACGCTTCCCGGTCGCCGACGAGCACGGCACCGTCCTCGGCTACCTGCACGTCAAGGACTCGCTGGAGGCCGACGACCTGAGCTCGCCCGTCCCGGCCCGGCTGTGGCGGCCGATCACCGTGCTGCGCTCCGGACTGCCGCTGGACGACGCGCTCGCCGCGATGCGCCGGGCCGCCGCCCACCTGGCGGCCGTGGTCGACCCGGACGGGCACCAGCTCGGCCTGGTCGCCCTGGAGGACGTGCTGGAGGAGCTGGTCGGCGAGGTCCACGACCCCGACCACCGGCCCCCCGCGCCCACCCAGCGCTGA
- the fxsA gene encoding FxsA family membrane protein, translating to MSQQATPARPARRGRLARTVPLLTVAWLVLEIWLVTVVAGWIGWFLTLLLLVGGVFLGGTLIKRAGARAFRAAVELSRDPQSAQPQTGTSMTVLAGVLLMIPGFLSDLLAATFLLPPTRALWRAVGRRISGSALRSTSPVGADRFADAVRLQEQLRIHRPDGKVVQGEVVDPPTGPRGPSGPDTDYRPPIAP from the coding sequence GTGTCCCAGCAAGCAACCCCGGCCCGCCCGGCCCGCCGCGGCCGGCTCGCCCGAACCGTGCCGCTGCTGACCGTGGCCTGGCTGGTGCTGGAGATCTGGCTGGTCACGGTGGTGGCCGGCTGGATCGGCTGGTTCCTCACCCTGCTGCTGCTGGTCGGCGGCGTCTTCCTGGGCGGCACGCTGATCAAGCGCGCCGGGGCGCGGGCGTTCCGGGCGGCCGTCGAGCTGTCCAGGGACCCGCAGTCCGCGCAGCCGCAGACCGGCACGTCGATGACGGTGCTGGCCGGCGTCCTGCTGATGATCCCCGGCTTCCTCTCCGACCTGCTCGCCGCGACCTTCCTGCTGCCGCCCACCCGCGCCCTGTGGCGCGCCGTCGGCCGCCGGATCAGCGGCTCGGCGCTGCGCTCCACCTCCCCGGTCGGCGCGGACCGGTTCGCCGACGCGGTGCGGCTGCAGGAGCAGCTGCGGATCCACCGCCCCGACGGCAAGGTCGTCCAGGGCGAGGTCGTCGACCCGCCGACCGGCCCGCGCGGCCCGTCCGGCCCGGACACCGACTACCGGCCGCCGATCGCGCCCTGA
- a CDS encoding Lrp/AsnC family transcriptional regulator: protein MEELDQRIVQLLLQDGRMSYTDLGKATGLSTSAVHQRVRRLEQRGVIRGYTAIVDPEAVDLALTAFISVKPFDPSAPDDTPERLVALPEIEACHSVAGDENYILKVRVPGPGDLEDLLARIRTAAGVSTRTTVVLSTPYEARPPKL from the coding sequence GTGGAGGAACTAGACCAGCGCATCGTCCAGCTGCTGCTACAGGACGGACGGATGAGCTACACCGACCTGGGCAAGGCCACCGGCCTGTCCACCTCGGCCGTGCACCAGCGGGTGCGCCGCCTCGAACAGCGCGGCGTCATCCGCGGCTACACCGCGATCGTCGACCCCGAGGCGGTCGACCTGGCGCTCACCGCGTTCATCTCGGTCAAGCCCTTCGACCCCAGCGCCCCCGACGACACCCCCGAGCGCCTGGTCGCCCTCCCCGAGATCGAGGCGTGCCACAGCGTCGCCGGCGACGAGAACTACATCCTCAAGGTCCGCGTCCCCGGCCCCGGCGACCTGGAGGACCTGCTGGCCCGGATCCGCACCGCCGCCGGCGTCTCCACCCGCACCACCGTCGTCCTCTCCACCCCGTACGAGGCCCGCCCGCCCAAGCTCTGA
- a CDS encoding M48 family metallopeptidase translates to MPLVWVFTAVVIAASVTVPVYGPPQLTAVAGLVLLAGVGVFLSRGMLYAQQRLSGVRITPEQFPEAHAMLVEAAKAYGLRKVPEGFVVLGNGVLNAFASGHGQRRFVVFNSDLFEVGGRLRDPEGFRFVLGHEVGHIAAGHTSYLRMLLSSISSVLPVAGATLSRAQEYTADNHGYSLTPDGSRGTTVLAAGRYLYPRVDFDAMADRGATERGFFAFVANAVSSHPVLVKRFAALRDRSRPGRLFR, encoded by the coding sequence ATGCCCCTGGTGTGGGTGTTCACCGCCGTGGTGATCGCCGCGTCGGTGACCGTCCCGGTGTACGGTCCGCCCCAGCTGACCGCCGTCGCCGGACTGGTCCTGCTGGCCGGTGTCGGGGTGTTCCTCAGCCGCGGCATGCTCTACGCCCAGCAGCGGCTGTCCGGGGTGCGGATCACCCCCGAGCAGTTCCCCGAGGCGCACGCCATGCTCGTCGAGGCCGCCAAGGCGTACGGGCTGCGCAAGGTCCCGGAGGGCTTCGTGGTGCTCGGCAACGGCGTGCTGAACGCCTTCGCCTCCGGCCACGGGCAGCGCCGGTTCGTGGTCTTCAACTCCGACCTGTTCGAGGTCGGCGGCCGGCTGCGCGACCCGGAGGGCTTCCGCTTCGTGCTCGGCCACGAGGTCGGGCACATCGCGGCCGGCCACACCAGCTACCTGCGGATGCTGCTCTCCTCGATCAGCTCGGTGCTGCCCGTCGCCGGGGCCACCCTCTCCCGGGCCCAGGAGTACACCGCCGACAACCACGGCTACAGCCTCACCCCGGACGGCTCCCGCGGCACGACCGTGCTCGCCGCCGGCCGCTACCTCTACCCCCGGGTCGACTTCGACGCGATGGCCGACCGCGGCGCCACCGAGCGCGGCTTCTTCGCCTTCGTCGCCAACGCCGTCTCCTCCCACCCCGTCCTGGTCAAGCGCTTCGCCGCGCTGCGCGACCGCTCCAGACCGGGCCGGCTGTTCCGCTGA
- a CDS encoding uridine kinase family protein has product MDPAAPVPPALAAALLALPPSLGPVRLVAVDGHAGSGKTTLAGRLSAALGGAPVVHLDNLATHREPFGWTERLRAQVLEPLARGAAGRHAVYDWSAGAFGGDREVPVAPVVLLEGVGAGRRAVRPHLAALLWMELDQAAARARGELRDGPELAEFWAGWACAEQAHFAADPSRPHADVRIDGVTGRILRSTLSEPRRPLLTCDIIRI; this is encoded by the coding sequence ATGGATCCCGCCGCCCCCGTCCCGCCCGCGCTGGCCGCCGCCCTGCTCGCGCTGCCGCCCTCGCTGGGGCCGGTGCGGCTGGTCGCGGTGGACGGGCACGCGGGCTCCGGCAAGACGACGCTGGCGGGGCGGCTGTCCGCCGCGCTCGGCGGGGCGCCGGTGGTGCACCTGGACAACCTGGCGACGCACCGGGAGCCGTTCGGCTGGACGGAGCGGCTGCGCGCGCAGGTGCTGGAGCCGCTGGCGCGCGGCGCGGCCGGGCGGCACGCGGTGTACGACTGGTCGGCGGGGGCCTTCGGCGGCGACCGGGAGGTGCCGGTGGCGCCGGTGGTGCTGCTGGAGGGGGTCGGCGCGGGCCGGCGGGCGGTGCGGCCGCACCTGGCGGCGCTGCTGTGGATGGAGTTGGACCAGGCGGCCGCGCGGGCCCGCGGGGAGCTGCGGGACGGTCCGGAACTGGCCGAGTTCTGGGCGGGTTGGGCGTGTGCGGAACAGGCGCACTTCGCGGCCGATCCGAGCCGTCCGCACGCCGACGTCCGGATCGACGGGGTCACCGGGCGAATCCTTCGGAGCACCCTGAGTGAACCGCGTAGACCGCTCTTGACCTGCGACATCATCAGGATTTAA
- a CDS encoding DUF4230 domain-containing protein has protein sequence MGDVKNVKNANDVENANDVEDADDVAGAGVPAPRRAAERAADGPRAVRSARRVPWYVSLPVTLAVIAALFLAMGNLGWLPGLPNPFAEKTVDRSQPAVLKSVRDMSRYNAATGDFQVIVDLANEARFLPSAILGTRSLYVGAGSVEAYVDLGKLGADAVHVSEDRRTASITIPHGQLAGAALDVKRSYMYSQERGLFDRLGDLFSSSTSEDQHKVELLAVDKIDKAAKESGLTATAENNTKAMLTGLLGSLGFTQVTVTVA, from the coding sequence GTGGGTGACGTGAAGAACGTGAAGAACGCGAACGACGTGGAGAACGCGAACGACGTGGAGGACGCGGACGACGTGGCGGGCGCGGGCGTGCCGGCGCCGCGCCGGGCGGCGGAGCGGGCGGCGGACGGGCCGCGCGCGGTCCGGTCGGCGCGGCGGGTGCCCTGGTACGTCTCGCTGCCGGTCACGCTGGCCGTGATCGCGGCGCTGTTCCTGGCGATGGGGAACCTGGGCTGGCTGCCGGGCCTGCCGAACCCGTTCGCCGAGAAGACGGTCGACCGCAGCCAGCCCGCGGTCCTCAAGTCGGTGCGGGACATGAGCCGTTACAACGCGGCGACCGGCGACTTCCAGGTCATCGTGGACCTCGCCAACGAGGCCAGGTTCCTGCCGTCGGCGATCCTGGGCACCCGCAGCCTGTACGTGGGCGCGGGCAGCGTCGAGGCGTACGTGGACCTCGGGAAGCTCGGGGCGGACGCGGTGCACGTCTCCGAGGACCGGCGGACGGCGTCCATCACCATCCCGCACGGGCAGCTCGCCGGGGCGGCGCTCGACGTGAAGCGCTCGTACATGTACTCGCAGGAGCGCGGCCTGTTCGACCGGCTCGGCGACCTGTTCTCGTCGAGCACCTCGGAGGACCAGCACAAGGTGGAGCTGCTGGCCGTCGACAAGATCGACAAGGCGGCGAAGGAGAGCGGGCTGACGGCGACCGCGGAGAACAACACCAAGGCGATGCTGACCGGGCTGCTGGGCTCGCTGGGCTTCACCCAGGTCACGGTGACCGTGGCCTGA